From the genome of Neisseria sp. oral taxon 014 str. F0314:
ACGGTACGGCTACCGATACCCTCGGCAATCCCATCAACTTAGACGAGTTCGTCTTTATCCCGCGTTACGACGTCTACGCCGCCGCAGGGCACGGCTATCCCGCAGAAGACGACAAGCCCTTATTCTGCATGGCATTCAGGCGTTACTGGATAGAAAACTACGTTACCCGCCAGCTCGACAAACTGTCCGTCATCGCCGTAAAGGGCGATTCGATGGAGGGCGTACTCAACCACGGCGACAACATCCTAGTGAATCACGCCGAAACCACCCCGCGCGACGGACTGTACGTTATCCGCATCGATAATCAACTGTTTGTCAAACAAATCCAAAAACTACCCGGCAAGCTGCTCGTCAAATCAGCCAATCCGGTTTATGAGCCTTTCGAAATAGATTTAACCGACGACAACCAAAATGTAGCCATCATCGGACGCGTAGAATGGTATGGCCGTACCGTCAACTAAAAAAACGGCGTTTGGATATTCCAAACGCCGTTCAATTCAAATAAAACCAAAATCAACCCAAAACCTCATCAAAACCGTGCAAAAAAGGTATCAAAGTTATATCAATTTCTACCTACTTTGCACCTAAAGGTGTCAAAGCTGCTTTTTCCTAAATTTCCGTTCAAATTTTTGTTTCCTTTAAAATTTTCGCCTTCTTTTGCTTTCTTTCTAAAGGTGTCAAAATAATACCTACCCCATAACACGAAGCAGTACTCAACAAAAAACTGCGCTTCGGTACCTGCTGCCTGTAACTTGAAACACAGAAAAGGCCGTCTGAAAACATATTTCAGACGGCCTTTCAATTTATATACCTGACGCAAATCCTATTCGGATTATTCCTCGCCTTCCTCGCGCATAGGCTCTTCCAGCAAAGCCTTGATAGACAGGCGCACGCGGCCGCGGTCGTCCACTTCCAATGCTTTCACATTCACAACCTGACCGACTTGCAGATAGTCGCTGACATTGCGTACGCGCTCGTGGGCGATTTGGCTGATGTGTACCAAACCGTCTTTACCCGGCATGACGCTGACGATGGCGCCGACGTTGTTGTCGAGGATTTTAACCACAGTACCTTCGTACACTTTACCCACTTCCACTTCGGCAGTGATTGCTTCGATGCGTTTTTTCGCAGCATCGCCGGCTTCTTGAGTGGTTGCGGCAATAGTGATGGTGCCGTCTTCCGCGATATTGATTTCAGTACCGGTTTCAGCGGTAATCGCACGGATGGTTTCGCCGCCTTTGCCGATAACGTCGCGGATTTTGTCTTGGTTGATTTTCATGGTGAACAGGCGCGGAGCGTGAGCGGACAGTTCTTGCGGACCTGCCACGGCGGCTTTCATCTGTTCCAAGATGTGCAGACGCGCGTCTTTGGCTTGCGCCAAAGCAATCTGCATGATTTCTTTGGTAATACCTTGGATTTTGATGTCCATTTGCAGCGCGGTCACGCCTTCGGTCGTACCGGCAACTTTGAAGTCCATATCGCCCAAGTGATCCTCATCACCCAAGATGTCGGTCAACACGGCGAATTTGTTGTTGTCCAAAATCAGACCCATCGCGATACCGGCAACGTGTGCTTTCAAAGGTACGCCGGCAGACAGCAAGCTCAAGCAGCCGCCGCAGACGGAAGCCATAGAAGACGAACCGTTGGACTCGGTAATCTCGGAAACAACACGCATGGTGTAGCTGAATTCTTCAGGAGACGGCAATACGGCAACCAGTGCGCGTTTTGCCAAGCGGCCATGTCCGATTTCGCGACGTTTCGGCGCGCCGACGCGACCCACTTCGCCAGTAGAATACGGCGGGAAGTTGTAATGCAGCATGAAGCGGTCGGTATATTCACCGGAAAGCGCGTCGATAATTTGCTCGTCGCGTGAAGTACCCAAAGTCGCTACGGCAAGGGCTTGGGTTTCGCCACGGGTAAACAGGGCAGAACCGTGTGTACGCGGCAATACGCCGGTTTGGATGTTCAAAGGACGGACGGTGCGGGTATCGCGACCATCGATACGCGGCTGACCTTCCAAAATTTGGGTGCGGACAACATCGGCTTCCAAATGTTTGAAGATGCCTTTGATTTCGTTGGCAGCCAAAGTATCGGTTTCTTCGGTAATCAACGCATCTTTTACTGCATTCCAAGCCTCGTCCAATTTGGCAGAACGCGCTTGTTTTTGACGGATTTTGAACGCTTCTTTAATTGCTTCGCCTGCGATTTCGCGCACTTTGGCAACCAATTCTTCATTGGTTTCAGGCGCTTTCCAATCCCATACTTCAGGGTTTACTTCGTCGGCGAATTCGTTGATGGCGTTAATCGCTACCTGCATCTGGTCGTGACCGTAAACTACAGCACCCAACATCACGTCTTCAGGCAGGATTTTAGCTTCAGATTCCACCATCAAAACGGCTTTGGATGTACCCGCTACCACCAAATCCAGCTTGGATTTCGCCAATTCGGCTTTGGTCGGGTTCAATACATACACGCCGTTTACATAACCCACGCGTGCGGCACCAATCGGGCCGGCAAACGGTACGCCGCTCAACACCAGCGCAGCGGATGCGCCGAGCATAGCAGGGATGTCGGAATCGATTTCAGGATCAACGGAAACCACCATCGCAACGATTTGGATGTCGTGGTAGAAACCTTCGGGGAACAGCGGGCGGATAGGACGGTCAATCAGACGGCTGGTCAGGATTTCTTTTTCGCTTTGTTTGCCTTCGCGCTTAAAGAAACCGCCGGGGATTTTACCTGCGGCGTAAGTGCGCTCTAGGTAATCAACAGTCAGAGGGAAGAAGTCTTGACCTTCTTTGACTTCTTTATTGGTAGTCACAGCAACCAAGACGACAGTATCACCCATCGATACTTTAACAGCCGCCGCGGCTTGGCGCGCGATTTCGCCGGTTTCCAAAGTAACGGTATGATTGCCGTATTGGAAGGTTTTAACGTGTTTATCGAACATTTTGTTCCTTTCGAAATGCCGCACCGCTAAACCATCAGGGTGTGTTTGCGATTCGCTTTTGCGCAGCCGATATTTTCAGACGGCCTCATGCAAACAACGAATTGCAAACATACCCTTAACTGTACATCCGCAACTGAAAACGGACGTTTGTGTCTAAGCCGATGCGGTCGGGTTGGTTGAACTTCAGACGGCCTGCCAAAGAGCAGGCACAGTGGGCGATTATAATCTTAAAACGTGTTTGAATCTAGATAGGATATTTGTTCCAACGGGAGGCCGTCTGAAAACAAATTTCAGACGGCCTCCCGTTGGAAACATTGGGGAAACGGATTCAGTCTTGAGTCAGCAAATGCAATGCTTCCCTATATTTATCAATTGTTTTTTGAATAACGTCGGCAGGTACTTTCGGAGCAGGCGCCTGTTTGTTCCAACCGCTTTGTTCCAGCCAGTCGCGCACGAATTGCTTGTCGAAAGACGGCGGGTTAGTACCGACTTGATATTGGCCGGCGGGCCAAAAGCGGCTGGAATCGGGAGTCAGGACTTCATCCATCAGCGTCAGCGTGCCGTTTTCATCCACACCGAATTCAAATTTGGTATCGCAAATAATGATGCCGCGCGACTTGGCGTATTCCGCCGCTTCGGTATAAAGCCGAATTGCTTTGGCACGGACTTCGGCAGCCAACTCTTTGCCGATAATGCGTTCACATTCTTCAAAGCTGATGTTTTCGTCATGATCGCCAACTGCGGCTTTAGTTGATGGTGTAAAAACTGCTTCGGGAAGCTGCTGCGATTCTTGCAGGCCTTCGGGCAACTTGATACCGCAAACGGCACCGGTTTTCCGGTAGTCCTTCCAACCGCTGCCCGCCAAATAACCGCGCACAATAGCCTCCACTTTTACAGGCGTGAGCTTTTTAACCACAACGGCACGTTTCTCCAAAGCCATCGCTTCACTTTCAGGCAACACGTCGTACACGGTATCGCCGGTAAAATGGTTGGGCATAATGTGCGCCAGTTTCCGAAACCAGAAATTTGAAATCTGAGTCAGTATTTCACCCTTGCCGGGAATCGGGTCGTCTAAAATGACGTCGAATGCGGACAAGCGGTCTGAAGCCACCATCAGAATACGTTTATCGTCGATTTCGTATAAATCTCGGACCTTGCCGGAATAGATTTTTTTCAGGCTGATTGCAGACATTTTTAGATTCTTTTTGGCTGTTGGAATAAAGTCTTATTTTAACCGAACTTACGTTCCGCTGCTGGATTGTTTACAAAATAAGGCCGTCTGAAACGGCTGGAAAACCATTTCAGACGGCCTGTCTTCACACAAAATCAAAAAGGGATTAAACAATACCTGCGTTTTGTGTTTGTTCTTGGATTTGAGCGGCAATATTCGCTGCATTCAAAGAGCTGCCGTCGGCGAACGAGAAGTTTTCCACTTTGTTGGAATCGTTCGCAAACCAATCGTCTACCAAGACGCTGTCGTTGCTGCCTTTGAACTTAATGCTCAGATCATCGCCCGATTTGCTCAAAATCAGGTCGGAAGCGGTGATACCTTGACCGAAGCACAGCGTGTCGTTACCCGAAGAATCTTGGATGATGTCGTGACCGTAGCCTTTGGCGAAGAAATAAGTATCATCACCGGCACCACCAATCAGCACATCGTTGCCGATACCGCCGTCCAAGAAATCACGGCCGTCTTTACCTACCAGACAGTCGTCGCCTGCCAGGCCGTACAGATGGTTGTTGCCACTGTTGCCGTTGATAGTATTGTCCAGCGCGTTACCGGTACCGTTCAGATTACCACTGCCTTGCAGGTAGAGGTTTTCCACATTGTCCGGCAATGTATAGTCGATAGTGCTTCGAACCGTATCTATACCGCTGTTGACGTTGGCGAACTCTTTAACGATATCGCCGGGATTATCTACATAGTATACATCGTTACCATCGCCGCCGAGCATGATGTCCGCACCCTCGCCGCCGTTCAGGTAGTCGTTGCCGCTGCCTCCTTGCAGATAATCTTTACCGCCTTCACCGTAAAGGGTATCGCCGTTATTACCGCCGTTCAGCGTATCGTTGCCGTCACCGCCGTAAATAACGTCGGCTCCGCCCTGACCGTAGATAATGTCGTCACCCGAAGTGCCATAGATGGTGTCTTTCTGTTCGGTACCGATGGTTTTGCTCGGACCGGATTCGGAAGCAACAACGTTGATGATGTTGCCTTTATCTTTATCCAGCCCACCGAAAGAATTGTTCTGCTTACCATCATCTACACAATCATCACAATCCGGTTTCGGTTTGGGTTCAGGTTTCGGTTCCGGACACGGTTTGGGCTCAGGTTTCGGTTCCGGTTTAGGCTCAGGACACGGTTTGGGCTCGGGTTTTGGTTCCGGCTTAGGTTCCGGACACGGTTTAGGCTCAGGTTTCGGTTCCGGTTTGGGCTCAGGTTTCGGTTCCGGTTTGGGCTCAGGTTTCGGTTCCGGTTTGGGCTCAGGTTTCGGTTCCGGTTTGGGCTCAGGTTTCGGTTCCGGTTTGGGCTCAGGTTTCGGTTCCGGTTTAGGCTCGGGCTTCGGTTCTGGTTTAGGCTCAGGTTTCGGTTCCGGTTTAGGCTCGGGACATGGTTTCGGCGGGCACCACGGAGCCGGTTTGATAGGAGGATAAGAATGATGAGGAGGACAATACGAAGGGCCTTTGTGATGCGGCTGGATTTGCGGAGTCCACATCGGACCGCAATGGAATTTTATCGGAGGACAGTATCCGTATGAAATGAACGGTTTGGGCATAGGTGCCCAATGACCGTGACCATAGTGGTGAGACGGTTTTGCAATAGGCATGCAATAATGCTTCATAATGTATTACTCCCAGATGAAATATTGTTATACAGACCAAATTACCGATTATCACTATGATAAAGGCTTAAATCTGCATTATTAGTCTAGTTACTCTTTTTACCTATCGCTTACATATCGCTTTAACGGTTTAACACTTTGACAAAAGGTATCAAGAAATTTAAATAATTTATCCATAACACTTTTCCCTTTATATTTATCAATTATTAACATAAATATATTTAATTAAATAATTTTTTCGATTTAACTAAATCATCACCAACTGAACTTTTAATTTTAGAATCAACATAACATCATGTTAGATAATTAATTTTATTTACTTAAACTCGTACTAAATTAATTTAATCAAGTTAATCAACTTAACTTATCAAAATTCAACCACGACCAACCGCACCATCCATTCACTCTTGAAACAAACTGCATACGGCAATAACATTCTGACAACTGTAAAATTATCCCATACTCCAACCGTAAAATATCTTAAACATATAAAGCACCAGATAAGATGTTTACGAGACAACGAGTTAAGATATAAACGGTTTTCTACTACAATTTGCTCTATAATAACGACACGATAAAAATCTCAATGGAGAAACTGCCATGCGAATTCTCTTAACCGGTTCCAAAGGCCAACTGGCACAGTGTTTCAGAGACCGTCTGCCGGACAAATGGGAAGTTATTTCAACCGATTCTGCTTCTTTAGACATTACCGATGCGACAGCCGTCTTTAATATGGTTCAAAACTTCCAACCCGACGCCATCGTCAATGCCGCAGCCTACACTGCCGTAGACAAGGCCGAGCGGGAATACCGGAAGGCCTTTGCAGTCAACGCCTCGGCCGTACACAATCTGGCCGCAGCCGCATATGAGGCAAAAGTACGTTTTATCCACATCTCAACAGATTACGTTTTTGAAGGCGACGGTAAAAATCCTTACAGCGAACACGACGTTCCCAATCCTCAGAGTATTTACGGAAAATCCAAATTGTCGGGAGAATTTCTTGCCTTGGCCGCCAATCCGGAAAGCATTGTCGTCCGCACCGCATGGCTTTTTAGCGAATATGGAGAAAATTTCGTTAAAACCATGTTGCGCTTGGCAAAAGAACGGGACACTCTGTCAGTGGTTAACGACCAAATAGGTAATCCGACTTATGCCGGCGATTTGGCCCAGGCATTGATCGACATCCTGAAATCCGCTGGGCCTGCACGCGGTGTTTACCATTTTTGCGGCGACAAATCTGTAAGCTGGTACGAATTTGCCCAAGCGATTTTTCAGACGGCCTCGGAAAATATAAAAGGCTTCAAAGTGCCCGAATTAAAGCCCATTCCGAGCGAACAATATCCGACCCCGGCCCCGCGCCCCGCATACAGCGTACTGGATTGCGGCAAAATAAACCGAGACTTCGGTGTGAAAACATCCGATTGGCAAAAAGCGTTGGGCAGTATCATCGGCCGTTTTGACTGATGTGCTCCCGTACAAACAGGCCGTCTGAAAAACTGTTTTCAGACGGCCTGTTTCCCGTTGTACGGTAAGAATACTACCCGCAATCTCCCTCCGAGAAACCATGCAATATTCGCCGTCATAGTACATTTTCGCTCCCAAGAAATATTTTCCATAACAAATCAAGGCATAACAAAAATACGGACTTAAGTTCCTAAATTACATAACCGCCTTATAAATTTACACTATACCCATTTAAAAAAACATCAAATGTCCCTATTATATTAGAGGACAACATCTCGCAATAACCAAAACGGATTTATTTGAACATAAATCCATAAGCAAAAGGCTAAACCGGTACCGAATTCAACGACATATCAAACCGATCGGTCATGCCCGAAACATAATAGAAAGGAAACATCATGCAACACCGCAGACGTCAGGCTATCTTCCAAGCTGCCAAACGTGCATTCAAAGGCTCGAAAGCGAGCAGTCCGGTAGAACCGCGCAGTGCACGCTGACGACATAACGGGCGTTATTGCTGAAACAAACGCCCGACGAATTAAAAGGCCGTCTGAAAACTTTGATTTTCAGACGGCCTAAGCATTCACGGCCCGACACAAACGAAACCGTCATCCCATCCTGTTTTGCAAATGCGCACGCAGCTTGTCCGCGTCCAAAAACCAATGGCAGATTTCCTCGTCTCCGTCCAGCAATACCGGAACAAGCTCATTGTATTTTTCTTCCAAATCAGGATGATCGTCCACATCGAGCACTTCCAGTTCGAATCCGAACGCTTCCTTATACGGCAGCAGTTCGGCCTTCATCTTGTGGCACAAGCTGCAATATTCGCGGAACATTAACGTCAGCTTCATCCTATCCGTCCGTATCAATACACACAGGCCGTCTGAAAACGCAACCACGATTTTCAGACGGCCTGTTCAAAGCGTTACGCCTTCTTTTTCAATGCCGCATTCAAAATGCAGCCCAACACAAAACCGGCAGTCGCAGGCAGCAGCCAACCCAGGCCGATATGGTAGAGCGGCAGCACATTGTTGATTGCCGACGCAGCTTCTTCACTGAAGCCGAAAGCCGCTTTATAAGCATCCAGCAAACCGACCACCAACGTCGCCATAATGGTGCAGAAATACACGATGCGGCTGCCGCCGAAGAAATTATGCAGAAACGCCAACAAGATAATCACCACCGTCAACGGATACAGCAACATTAATACCGGAACGGAAAAACTAATAATGTCCGCCAACCCTTTGTTCGCCAATCCCATCGACACCAAGGTATTGATAATGACAAACATTTTATAAGAAATTCCCGGACACAAACGGTTAAAATATTCCGCACAGGAAGTAATCAGGCCGACTGCCGTACTCAGGCAGGCCAATAAAACAATCACGCCCAACAGCACATTGCCGCCCATGCCGAAATAATATTGCGCCGTTTTCGACAACACCAACGCACCGTTTTCCTGCACGCCCAAACCGGCCACGCTGGTCGCGCCCATATAGCCGATAAACAGGTAAACGGCAGCCAGACAAGACGCCGCAATCACACCCGAAACAGTAGTCGTACGCAACAGCTCGGCACGATTATCCACCCCCATCGCCCGTACGGCATCAATCACGATGATGGCAAACACCAAAGACGCCAACGCATCCATCGTGCCATAACCTTCCAAAATGCCTTTGGCCAAAGGTTGGGTAACAAAATCACCTTGTGCTTCAGTCAAAGCACCCATAGGATTCAGCGCGGCATAACCCACCAGTGCGGCAATAGTCAGCAACAATGCGGGGGTCAAAATTTTACCGATGCGGTCAACCAGCTTGCCCGGCGACATCGACAGCCAGTAGGCCACGCCGAAAAACACTACGCTGAACACCGCCAAACCGACACTTTTATTGGCTTCGCCAATAAACGGCACTACACCGACTTCAAACGATACCGTCGCGGTACGCGGCGTAGCAAACAACGGGCCGATGGCCAGATACAGTGCGGCGGCAAACGCAACGCCGTACCACGGACTGACACGCGAAGCCAAGGCCTGAACGTCGCGCGAACCGGAATAACCGATGGCAATCACACCGAGCAACGGCAAACCGGCACCGGTCAACAAAAAGCCGAACATGGCCGACAACCAGTTTTCACCGGCCTGCTGCCCCAGATATGCCGGAAAAATCAAATTGCCCGCACCAAAAAACAAAGCAAACAACATCAGGCCGACAGCCCACAGCGAGGCTTTCTGGTTTCCACTTGAAGAACTCATAAACAACACCTGTTTTTCTTATCAATCAACAAACAATCCGCCGAAACCGATGAGCTGGCACGGTTACCGGCGGCATTTCAGTTTGTTTCGCATCTTCACCCCATCTTTTAAAAAAGCAGAGCAAACATATGCAAACAAATATGTAAAACCTGAGCAAAGAATAGTCAAAAAACCTTTATTTATCAACTTATTTTTCACTACACCCCGCCCAAATACAAAGGCCGTCTGAAATTTTTCAGACGGCCTCATGCAAGAATTCTTTAAAATCAGCACTGTACGTTGATGCCTGCCGTAACCGAACCTTGTACCTGCGTACCGGCACCGTTCAAGAAAGAAGCGGCCAGTTCGCTACAACACCCGCAACAGGTCGCCACACCCAGTTGGGCCTGCAAATCATTCATAGTAACCGCACCGGCGGCAACGGTTTCTTTGATTTCACGGTCGGTAATCGCATTGCAGATACAAACAAACATGATGTGCTCCAAAAATATTACGCCTCAAGAATGAGACTTAGTTTTATTCTTGAGGCGTAATATAAATAAAAACTGTTTGCATTGCAAGCAACAATCAGACAAATTGCTACGATAAATTTCTATCGTTTTTTCATTTTGAATTGAAATCACCAAAATAAAATATATTTTAATTAAATTGGTATTTGATATATCCAACCACTTCCATTCACAAAATGCGCCGAAAAATCTTGCAACAGACAGATAAGATACTGATACCCCTCCCCTAAGCCAGCACACCCAACACTACACTGCCCGCTTTAAATATCGCGGTGGCGCGTTGGCCCGGATGAAGGTTGAGCTGCTCCGTGCTTTGCAAGGTAACGCCCGCCGTCAACCTCAAGCCGCTACCCAAGTCCATCGTAATCACAGAGTTGGCCGCCCCGCGTTCCACTTCACAAATCAGACCGTTCAGACGGTTTCTGGCCGAAAGTTTGATGTGCTCCAAATCGGTGGCGATGATGATGGCGGTCGACTTGATTAGGGCAATAACCGCACTGCCGACATTTAGGCCCAAATCGTTGCAGCTTTCGCGGGTAATCATGGCCACCAGTTCATGACCGCCCGGCAGCGTAATCGTTACTTCGCTGCCGACATCACCATTTTTGATGCGTTTAACGATACCGGTAAACTGGTTTCGTGCGCTGGTTTTCATGTTGTTCCGTTTCCTTTTAAAAATTCTTCCTGCAAAGCGTTCCGTATTTTTCAGACGGCCTGCGGACGGAGCGGCAGATAATTCCGCCACAATGTACCCGTTGGCAAGCCTGCTGCAACCCGTTACGTTGAATACCGCCGAAAGTAGGATTAACTGCGTGGATGGTGTTTCCCGACCAATTCCTTCAAGCGCTGGTTGGCGACATGGGTATAAATCTGCGTGGTGCTGATGTCCGCATGGCCAAGCAGCATCTGTACTACGCGCAAGTCTGCGCCGTGGTTGACCAAATGGGTGGCAAAGGCGTGGCGCAGGCCGTGCGGGCTAAGCGAACGGATACCTGCCGCATCTGCATATTCCTTCACGATCATCCAGGCCAGCTGACGTGAAATGCCGCTTTTTTTCTGACTGACGAAAAGCTCGTCGCAGATTTTGTTTTTCAGCAGCAGCGGCCGAGATTCGGCGCAATACCGCTCTATCCAGTAGACCGCCTCTTCCCCCAGCGGCACATAACGTTGCTTGTCGCCCTTGCCTATGGTGTTTATCCAGCCTTTGTTCAAGTCCAAATCCGACATTTTCAGTTTCACGGCTTCAGTAACGCGCAACCCGGTAGCGTACATGACTTCGAGCAGCGTTTTGTCGCGCAGGCCATGAGGGGTATCGACATCAGGGGCGGCAAGCAATTTTTCAATCTGGGCTTCGGTAATCAGGCCGGGCAATGGCTGCTCTTTGTGC
Proteins encoded in this window:
- a CDS encoding helix-turn-helix transcriptional regulator, whose product is MDFLERLKSLWPDNAKPADFYNKIDMSASGFSRVWKDGAIPTADYLIKIQEVTGCDLNWLLTGQGSPYMNKGQAVEVRTHTDGTATDTLGNPINLDEFVFIPRYDVYAAAGHGYPAEDDKPLFCMAFRRYWIENYVTRQLDKLSVIAVKGDSMEGVLNHGDNILVNHAETTPRDGLYVIRIDNQLFVKQIQKLPGKLLVKSANPVYEPFEIDLTDDNQNVAIIGRVEWYGRTVN
- the pnp gene encoding polyribonucleotide nucleotidyltransferase, whose product is MFDKHVKTFQYGNHTVTLETGEIARQAAAAVKVSMGDTVVLVAVTTNKEVKEGQDFFPLTVDYLERTYAAGKIPGGFFKREGKQSEKEILTSRLIDRPIRPLFPEGFYHDIQIVAMVVSVDPEIDSDIPAMLGASAALVLSGVPFAGPIGAARVGYVNGVYVLNPTKAELAKSKLDLVVAGTSKAVLMVESEAKILPEDVMLGAVVYGHDQMQVAINAINEFADEVNPEVWDWKAPETNEELVAKVREIAGEAIKEAFKIRQKQARSAKLDEAWNAVKDALITEETDTLAANEIKGIFKHLEADVVRTQILEGQPRIDGRDTRTVRPLNIQTGVLPRTHGSALFTRGETQALAVATLGTSRDEQIIDALSGEYTDRFMLHYNFPPYSTGEVGRVGAPKRREIGHGRLAKRALVAVLPSPEEFSYTMRVVSEITESNGSSSMASVCGGCLSLLSAGVPLKAHVAGIAMGLILDNNKFAVLTDILGDEDHLGDMDFKVAGTTEGVTALQMDIKIQGITKEIMQIALAQAKDARLHILEQMKAAVAGPQELSAHAPRLFTMKINQDKIRDVIGKGGETIRAITAETGTEINIAEDGTITIAATTQEAGDAAKKRIEAITAEVEVGKVYEGTVVKILDNNVGAIVSVMPGKDGLVHISQIAHERVRNVSDYLQVGQVVNVKALEVDDRGRVRLSIKALLEEPMREEGEE
- a CDS encoding phosphoribosylaminoimidazolesuccinocarboxamide synthase, whose translation is MSAISLKKIYSGKVRDLYEIDDKRILMVASDRLSAFDVILDDPIPGKGEILTQISNFWFRKLAHIMPNHFTGDTVYDVLPESEAMALEKRAVVVKKLTPVKVEAIVRGYLAGSGWKDYRKTGAVCGIKLPEGLQESQQLPEAVFTPSTKAAVGDHDENISFEECERIIGKELAAEVRAKAIRLYTEAAEYAKSRGIIICDTKFEFGVDENGTLTLMDEVLTPDSSRFWPAGQYQVGTNPPSFDKQFVRDWLEQSGWNKQAPAPKVPADVIQKTIDKYREALHLLTQD
- a CDS encoding calcium-binding protein; translated protein: MWTPQIQPHHKGPSYCPPHHSYPPIKPAPWCPPKPCPEPKPEPKPEPKPEPKPEPKPEPKPEPKPEPKPEPKPEPKPEPKPEPKPEPKPEPKPEPKPEPKPEPKPCPEPKPEPKPEPKPCPEPKPEPKPEPKPCPEPKPEPKPKPDCDDCVDDGKQNNSFGGLDKDKGNIINVVASESGPSKTIGTEQKDTIYGTSGDDIIYGQGGADVIYGGDGNDTLNGGNNGDTLYGEGGKDYLQGGSGNDYLNGGEGADIMLGGDGNDVYYVDNPGDIVKEFANVNSGIDTVRSTIDYTLPDNVENLYLQGSGNLNGTGNALDNTINGNSGNNHLYGLAGDDCLVGKDGRDFLDGGIGNDVLIGGAGDDTYFFAKGYGHDIIQDSSGNDTLCFGQGITASDLILSKSGDDLSIKFKGSNDSVLVDDWFANDSNKVENFSFADGSSLNAANIAAQIQEQTQNAGIV
- the rfbD gene encoding dTDP-4-dehydrorhamnose reductase, which codes for MRILLTGSKGQLAQCFRDRLPDKWEVISTDSASLDITDATAVFNMVQNFQPDAIVNAAAYTAVDKAEREYRKAFAVNASAVHNLAAAAYEAKVRFIHISTDYVFEGDGKNPYSEHDVPNPQSIYGKSKLSGEFLALAANPESIVVRTAWLFSEYGENFVKTMLRLAKERDTLSVVNDQIGNPTYAGDLAQALIDILKSAGPARGVYHFCGDKSVSWYEFAQAIFQTASENIKGFKVPELKPIPSEQYPTPAPRPAYSVLDCGKINRDFGVKTSDWQKALGSIIGRFD
- a CDS encoding glutaredoxin family protein; translated protein: MKLTLMFREYCSLCHKMKAELLPYKEAFGFELEVLDVDDHPDLEEKYNELVPVLLDGDEEICHWFLDADKLRAHLQNRMG
- the brnQ gene encoding branched-chain amino acid transport system II carrier protein, which encodes MSSSSGNQKASLWAVGLMLFALFFGAGNLIFPAYLGQQAGENWLSAMFGFLLTGAGLPLLGVIAIGYSGSRDVQALASRVSPWYGVAFAAALYLAIGPLFATPRTATVSFEVGVVPFIGEANKSVGLAVFSVVFFGVAYWLSMSPGKLVDRIGKILTPALLLTIAALVGYAALNPMGALTEAQGDFVTQPLAKGILEGYGTMDALASLVFAIIVIDAVRAMGVDNRAELLRTTTVSGVIAASCLAAVYLFIGYMGATSVAGLGVQENGALVLSKTAQYYFGMGGNVLLGVIVLLACLSTAVGLITSCAEYFNRLCPGISYKMFVIINTLVSMGLANKGLADIISFSVPVLMLLYPLTVVIILLAFLHNFFGGSRIVYFCTIMATLVVGLLDAYKAAFGFSEEAASAINNVLPLYHIGLGWLLPATAGFVLGCILNAALKKKA
- a CDS encoding (2Fe-2S)-binding protein codes for the protein MFVCICNAITDREIKETVAAGAVTMNDLQAQLGVATCCGCCSELAASFLNGAGTQVQGSVTAGINVQC
- a CDS encoding TOBE domain-containing protein, translating into MKTSARNQFTGIVKRIKNGDVGSEVTITLPGGHELVAMITRESCNDLGLNVGSAVIALIKSTAIIIATDLEHIKLSARNRLNGLICEVERGAANSVITMDLGSGLRLTAGVTLQSTEQLNLHPGQRATAIFKAGSVVLGVLA
- the xerD gene encoding site-specific tyrosine recombinase XerD: MDELIDKLLEHLWLNHRLSQNTLQSYRRDLEKVAARLRQGGKDWFGAAAEDLAAAIYVPEEKASSQARALSACKRLYAWLEETEKRADNPTRFLTSPHKEQPLPGLITEAQIEKLLAAPDVDTPHGLRDKTLLEVMYATGLRVTEAVKLKMSDLDLNKGWINTIGKGDKQRYVPLGEEAVYWIERYCAESRPLLLKNKICDELFVSQKKSGISRQLAWMIVKEYADAAGIRSLSPHGLRHAFATHLVNHGADLRVVQMLLGHADISTTQIYTHVANQRLKELVGKHHPRS